The window GATCGGACTTGTCACGCACCGCGTGAGTGGTCCTATCGTTGCCCACAATCGCAAGCGCCGCGAGCAAATCGTGTGGGCGATCGATGATAATGATCTCATTTCAATCGCGAAGAAGAGCCTCGGGCTGCGCGGCGCAGGAATTACCGCTGTGCCGCAGACGCTCACCGATGCGCCGCAGAAAGGGATCGCTGCGCATGGTCAGGGATCCGCTGCATGGGAAATCGCCGAAGCGGTCCGGCAGACGCTTCATCTCGGCAAAAACGACACGCCCGATCAGGTCATGGGGGTGCTGGATGATATCGAGGCGCAGGCGCGCAACGAACTGGGTCGTATCGCCTCTCTCGAACGTGCTGCAGCTGTTGCCAGCGATGGCGATCAATTCGCCAAGGTCCTAGAAGATGCAGGCTTCACCTATAATCAGGAAGCCATGCTGACGGACGGACGATCACCCGATCCCTTCGCAACTTTTCACGTATATTCGCTGAACAGCTGATCCTCGGTCATCCTGTGGGATGACAGCGCGGCAGCGCGCCCGAAAGCGTGCGTGTGCCACCTGTTCAATCATCAGCTGCGCGCAAAGAAAAAGGCGGGAGACCCGAAGGTCCCCCGCCCATTTTCTTGGTGAGCTTTCGCTCGGTCAGGTCAGCTTAGAAGCGAACCACGACCGATGCGAAGAAGTCACGACCCAGCACGTCGTAGGTCGACGGGTAGGTGTTCATCTGCTCAGCGTTGTTGAAGTCACCCAGAAGCAGGGTGTTCGTGTCGTTGATGACAGTGCCAGCAGCGTCGAACTGAGGCGTGCTCGGCAGTGTGTCGAACACGTTGTTCACGCCAGCCGTGAAGGTGATCATCTCGTTGAAGTCGTACGACAGCGTCAGATCGATAAGATCGTATGCGCCGATACGTTCAACGAAGTAATCCGTGCCTGGATCGTCATCATCGACAGCCGACAGGTGACGCCAGCGGGTCGAGAAGGTCAGCGGACCATCGATGTAGTTCGCACGAGCCGTCCACTTGAAGGACGGGGTCGGCTCACCACAGGTCAGGCCGAATTCACCTGCACAGGTGTCGACATTGCTCGGATCGGACTGATCCGGTGCAAAGTTCGATGCTTCGGTCCAGGTGCCGAGGAACGACAGGTCCAGATCGGAAGCGCCATTGCCCAGCAGCGAGAAGCCGAGGTCAATGCCGTAGTTGACCTGAAGGTCGATACCCGAAACATTCAGTGCTGCGATGTTCGCACCACCAAGGTTCGGGGTCGGCTGCGGCGGACGACCAAACGAACCAGTCGAGTCACGACGACCGGTGAAACCAGCACACTGCGGTGCGCCGAGATCCTGAACGTCGTTGAAGCACAGGTCCAGAGCCGTCTGCAGGCTGATCGTGGTGATCGCATCTTCAACAGTGATGTCGAAGTAGTCAGCCGTGATCGTCAGGCCCGGGATCGCACGGGGCTGCAGCACAACACCGAAGGTCCACGAGTCAGACGTTTCTTCTGCCAGGTTCGGGTTACCACCGAACAGAGCAGCGATCTGGCCGTCAGGCTGGATGATGTTCTGCGCATCGGTAACGTCCTGCGGATTGTTGGATCCCAGATCGTCAAGCAGGTCGGTCGGAACGCCGTTCTGCGAGCAGAGCGAACGCAGCGTACCGGAGCTTGCAGCAACAGTCGCACACGGATCGTTGGCACCCGGGAAGCCGATGGCCGAACCCTGGAACAGCTCACCCACGTTCGGGGCACGAACTGCACGCTGGTACTGCGCACGGAAACGGATGTCTTCGATCGGCTGGAACTGCAGGCCGCCAGCATAGGTCCACACGCCACCGACAGTGTCGAGCGAGTAGTCCGAGTAGCGCACTGCACCGTTGGCTTCGAAGCGCATGCCACTTTCGGTTTCGA is drawn from Aurantiacibacter sp. MUD61 and contains these coding sequences:
- a CDS encoding class I SAM-dependent methyltransferase — its product is MTGSQDSEAWNTFWERQDRAGRSQDGIGCLPSGWQGIADTQKRVWQSFTRSLPKGAKVLDLATGGGVVLQQIMEQRRDLNLTGVDRATALPAAPKGITLRGGIDIADLPFADDHFAAITSQFGFEYGDIEASAREAARVLAPGGKIGLVTHRVSGPIVAHNRKRREQIVWAIDDNDLISIAKKSLGLRGAGITAVPQTLTDAPQKGIAAHGQGSAAWEIAEAVRQTLHLGKNDTPDQVMGVLDDIEAQARNELGRIASLERAAAVASDGDQFAKVLEDAGFTYNQEAMLTDGRSPDPFATFHVYSLNS